The Hemiscyllium ocellatum isolate sHemOce1 chromosome 14, sHemOce1.pat.X.cur, whole genome shotgun sequence genome includes a region encoding these proteins:
- the LOC132822161 gene encoding tumor suppressor candidate 2-like codes for MGGSSSKGRTFWPFGSGAVSESANGVDEQSLARYKGGRLGATPFVFSRRSSMYYDEDGDLAHEFYEETFVTKNGRKKAKLKRIHKNLIPQGMVKLDHPRIHVDFPVVLCEV; via the exons ATGGGCGGCAGCAGTTCCAAAGGCCGCACCTTCTGGCCCTTCGGGTCGGGCGCCGTCAGCGAGTCGGCCAACGGCGTCGACGAGCAGAGCCTGGCCCGATACAAAGGCGGCCGGCTCGGGGCTACTCCTTTCGTCTTCAGCCGCCGAAG CTCGATGTATTATGATGAAGATGGTGATTTGGCTCATGAATTCTATGAAGAAACATTTGTcacaaagaatggaaggaaaaagGCTAAACTGAAAAGAATTCATAAAAATTTAATACCTCAG GGGATGGTTAAACTGGACCATCCACGAATCCATGTTGATTTCCCAGTGGTTTTATGTGAGGTGTGA